A single region of the Phormidium ambiguum IAM M-71 genome encodes:
- the crcB gene encoding fluoride efflux transporter CrcB, with translation MFRTIVAIALGAIAGALSRYYVCLGVSQIFSSEMPLGTTIVNISGCLAMGFLTTLFLGKIISIDPDFRLLLLTGFLGSYTTFSTYELDSAKLLHQGSLEPELFYWMGSVVFGLLSLQLGIFVAKWLLNRWQGDRSI, from the coding sequence ATGTTTCGCACGATTGTTGCCATTGCTCTCGGCGCGATCGCCGGAGCCTTAAGCCGTTACTATGTATGTCTTGGAGTATCTCAAATTTTCAGTTCAGAAATGCCATTGGGTACAACGATCGTTAACATCAGCGGATGTTTGGCAATGGGATTTTTGACCACTCTTTTTTTAGGTAAAATAATTAGTATCGATCCAGATTTTCGCTTACTATTACTCACAGGATTTTTAGGTTCTTACACCACCTTTTCTACCTACGAATTAGACAGTGCCAAGCTATTACATCAGGGAAGCCTAGAGCCAGAGCTATTCTACTGGATGGGTAGTGTTGTTTTCGGATTACTGAGTTTGCAACTAGGAATTTTTGTAGCCAAATGGCTATTAAATCGGTGGCAAGGCGATCGTTCAATCTGA
- the crcB gene encoding fluoride efflux transporter CrcB, producing MDFGILAPLFIALGAIPGALSRYYLTLFCTKKFGSSFPYGTMIINLSGAFLMGFFATLFQSVNAPYLSLLITVGFLGSYTTFSTYQLETWSLIGTGNYKKALLYWIGSAVLGFLCVEIGMFLARQL from the coding sequence ATGGATTTTGGTATTCTGGCTCCTCTTTTTATTGCGCTGGGAGCCATTCCCGGCGCACTAAGCCGTTACTATCTCACGCTGTTTTGTACAAAGAAGTTTGGCAGCAGTTTTCCCTATGGAACAATGATTATTAACTTATCAGGAGCTTTCTTGATGGGATTCTTCGCCACCTTATTTCAATCAGTCAATGCTCCTTACTTAAGTCTTTTGATTACAGTTGGGTTTTTAGGATCTTACACAACTTTTTCCACCTATCAATTAGAAACCTGGAGCCTAATCGGGACAGGCAATTATAAAAAAGCTTTGCTTTATTGGATTGGTAGTGCAGTATTAGGTTTTTTATGTGTGGAAATAGGTATGTTTTTGGCAAGGCAATTGTAA